A genomic region of Raphanus sativus cultivar WK10039 chromosome 6, ASM80110v3, whole genome shotgun sequence contains the following coding sequences:
- the LOC108808668 gene encoding conglutin beta 1, with amino-acid sequence MWMEETSDVKRKMTPSIPANYVTILQLRERWIKEKQRKEQEEKDEERRRNQHAEEQQTIDEDPKKPREDLDEMRLNQSDQKKHRGGNSKKDESTGGGEARRGEEEEEETAAIGSERGEDDGLQEKKRGRRKRYDRKKKERANQDVEECGSIKTPECTVKEENNTPVKDQQLRVYKKKEEKAMGNKSVEKAVTVAFETQFKHLSIQRGQETKHLKALTRKNDSPLGRVGMPIETAAMVWVKKG; translated from the coding sequence ATGTGGATGGAGGAGACCAGTGACGTCAAACGGAAGATGACTCCTTCGATTCCAGCTAACTACGTAACCATCCTTCAGCTCCGGGAGCGATGGATCAAAGAGAAGCAGCGAAaggaacaagaagaaaaagacgaAGAGAGACGACGTAATCAACACGCCGAAGAACAGCAAACGATAGATGAAGATCCGAAGAAACCGCGGGAGGATCTCGATGAGATGCGTTTGAATCAAAGCGATCAGAAGAAGCATCGGGGCGGGAACAGTAAGAAAGACGAATCTACTGGCGGCGGAGAAGCAAGGCGGggtgaggaagaggaggaggaaacGGCGGCGATCGGGAGCGAGAGAGGTGAAGACGATGGATTACAGGAGAAGAAGAGGGGGCGTAGGAAACGATATGataggaagaagaaggagagagcaAATCAAGACGTGGAAGAGTGTGGATCAATCAAGACGCCTGAGTGCACAGTGAAGGAGGAGAACAATACTCCGGTGAAAGATCAGCAGCTTCGAGTTtataagaagaaagaagaaaaagctaTGGGAAACAAAAGTGTTGAGAAAGCTGTGACGGTGGCCTTTGAAACACAATTTAAGCATCTTTCTATTCAAAGAGGCCAAGAAACCAAACATCTCAAGGCACTAACGAGAAAGAATGATTCGCCTCTTGGACGTGTTGGAATGCCGATAGAGACAGCTGCAATGGTGTGGGTGAAGAAAGGGTAA
- the LOC108812338 gene encoding ATP-dependent zinc metalloprotease FTSH 2, chloroplastic yields MAASSTCLVGNGLSLHTTKHKLIKHFPRRQVGLSSSGTRTSKVNVVKASLDVNKHERRRDFLKVLLGNAGIGLLGSGKANAADEQQEDASSSSRMSYSRFLEYLDKDRVSKVDLYENGTIAIVEAVAPELGNRVQRVRVQLPGLSQELLQKLRAKNIDFAAHNAQEDQGSVLFNLIGNLAFPLLLIGGLFLLSRGSPGGMGGPGGPGGPLQFGQSKAKFQMEPNTGVTFDDVAGVDEAKQDFMEVVEFLKKPERFTAVGARIPKGVLLIGPPGTGKTLLAKAIAGEAGVPFFSISGSEFVEMFVGVGASRVRDLFKKAKENAPCIVFVDEIDAVGRQRGTGIGGGNDEREQTLNQLLTEMDGFEGNTGIIVVAATNRADILDSALLRPGRFDRQVSVDVPDIKGRTDILKVHAGNKKFENDVSLEVIAMRTPGFSGADLANLLNEAAILAGRRAKTAISSKEIDDSIDRIVAGMEGTVMTDSKSKSLVAYHEVGHAVCGTLTPGHDAVQKVTLVPRGQARGLTWFIPSDDPTLISKQQLFARIVGGLGGRAAEEIIFGEPEVTTGAVGDLQQITGLAKQMVTTFGMSEIGPWSLMDSSAQSDVIMRMMARNSMSEKLAEDIDTAVKKLSDSAYEIALSHIRNNREAMDKIVEVLLEKETIGGDEFRAILSEFTEIPPENRVPASIPTSTPTPAAV; encoded by the exons ATGGCAGCTTCATCTACCTGTCTTGTCGGAAACGGATTGTCACTACACACAACCAAACATAAGCTAATCAAACACTTCCCACGCAGACAGGTTGGTCTTTCCTCTTCAGGCACCAGAACATCAAAGGTTAATGTCGTGAAGGCTTCTCTGGATGTGAATAAACACGAACGAAGAAGAGACTTTCTCAAAGTCTTGTTAGGAAACGCAGGAATCGGTTTGCTCGGAAGCGGCAAAGCAAACGCCGCAGATGAACAACAAGAGGATGCTTCTTCGTCTTCGAGGATGTCCTACTCTAGGTTCCTTGAGTATTTGGACAAGGACAGGGTGAGTAAAGTGGATCTGTACGAGAACGGGACGATAGCTATCGTGGAAGCTGTTGCTCCTGAGTTAGGTAACCGTGTACAGCGTGTTCGCGTTCAGCTTCCGGGGCTAAGCCAAGAGCTTCTCCAGAAGCTGAGGGCTAAGAACATTGACTTTGCTGCGCATAATGCTCAGGAAGACCAAGGCTCTGTGTTGTTCAACTTGATTGGGAATCTCGCTTTCCCTTTGCTCTTGATCGGTGGCTTGTTTCTTCTCTCCAGAGGCTCCCCTGGAGGAATGGGCGGTCCTGGTGGTCCTGGTGGCCCGCTTCAGTTCGGTCAGTCCAAAGCTAAGTTCCAGATGGAGCCGAACACTGGTGTGACGTTCGATGATGTCGCTGGAGTTGATGAAGCGAAGCAGGACTTCATGGAGGTGGTGGAGTTTCTGAAGAAGCCTGAGAGGTTCACTGCGGTTGGTGCTCGGATCCCTAAAGGTGTTCTGCTTATCGGTCCTCCTGGTACTGGGAAGACGCTGCTGGCGAAAGCTATCGCCGGTGAAGCTGGTGTGCCGTTCTTCTCCATCTCCGGGTCTGAGTTTGTTGAGATGTTTGTCGGTGTTGGTGCCTCGAGGGTCCGTGATCTTTTCAAGAAGGCCAAGGAGAACGCTCCTTGCATTGTCTTTGTTGATGAGATCGATGCTGTTGGTAGGCAAAGAGGGACAGGAATCGGTGGAGGGAATGATGAGAGAGAACAGACTTTGAACCAGCTGCTAACTGAGATGGATGGGTTTGAAGGTAACACTGGTATCATCGTTGTTGCTGCAACCAATAGAGCAGACATTCTTGACTCTGCTTTGTTGAGGCCAGGACGGTTTGACCGGCAGGTAAGTGTTGACGTTCCAGACATCAAGGGGAGAACAGATATTCTCAAGGTTCATGCTGGTAATAAGAAGTTTGAAAATGACGTCTCGCTTGAAGTGATAGCAATGAGAACACCTGGATTTAGCGGAGCAGATCTTGCTAACCTCTTGAATGAGGCTGCCATATTGGCTGGACGACGTGCAAAGACTGCGATATCATCGAAAGAGATTGATGATTCCATTGACAGAATCGTTGCTGGCATGGAAGGAACTGTGATGACTGATAGCAAGAGCAAAAGCTTGGTTGCTTACCATGAAGTTGGTCATGCCGTGTGTGG AACATTGACTCCAGGACATGACGCTGTGCAAAAGGTAACGTTGGTACCGAGAGGACAAGCGAGAGGTCTGACTTGGTTCATTCCATCAGATGACCCTACCCTCATCTCCAAGCAACAACTCTTTGCAAGAATAGTTGGTGGACTCGGTGGTAGAGCCGCTGAAGAAATCATCTTCGGTGAGCCTGAGGTTACTACTGGCGCGGTTGGTGACTTGCAACAGATCACCGGTTTGGCTAAGCAG ATGGTAACAACATTTGGAATGTCTGAAATTGGACCATGGTCGTTGATGGATTCATCGGCGCAAAGCGATGTGATCATGAGGATGATGGCGAGAAACTCCATGTCCGAGAAGCTTGCAGAGGACATTGACACTGCGGTGAAGAAACTATCGGACAGTGCATACGAGATAGCTCTAAGCCACATAAGGAACAACCGTGAAGCCATGGATAAGATAGTTGAAGTGCTTCTGGAGAAAGAAACTATCGGAGGCGACGAGTTCCGAGCAATTCTTTCCGAGTTCACTGAGATCCCGCCGGAAAACCGAGTTCCTGCCTCAATCCCAACATCAACACCAACGCCGGCTGCTGTCTAG